A part of Acidobacteriota bacterium genomic DNA contains:
- a CDS encoding SDR family oxidoreductase, protein MTTTANQNEQPQIKPTSKIALVTGGSRGLGRNIALHLARKGNDVILTYRSQQEEAAAVVAEIEALGQKAVALRLEVGDVSQFEAFHQALVQALETNWQRTSFDFLINNAGIDRKSAIDQTTEAAFDELMNVHFKGVYFLTQTLLPVLANGGRIICTSTGLTRFAIPGYAAYASMKGAIEVFIKYLAKELGPRGIAVNVVAPGAIETDFTRSAFEHAGVKDFLASQTALGRVGVPDDIGGVVAFLCSEEGRWVNAQRLEASGGMFL, encoded by the coding sequence ATGACCACGACCGCAAATCAAAATGAACAACCCCAAATCAAACCCACCAGCAAAATTGCCCTTGTGACGGGTGGGAGCCGGGGATTGGGCCGCAATATCGCCCTCCACCTTGCCCGAAAAGGCAATGATGTGATTCTGACTTATCGCAGCCAGCAAGAAGAGGCCGCCGCCGTTGTTGCGGAAATCGAAGCCCTTGGACAAAAAGCAGTGGCGCTTCGGCTGGAAGTTGGTGATGTGAGCCAGTTTGAAGCATTCCACCAGGCGCTCGTTCAGGCATTAGAAACCAACTGGCAGCGCACGAGCTTTGACTTTCTGATCAACAATGCCGGGATTGATCGAAAATCCGCGATTGATCAAACCACTGAAGCCGCGTTCGATGAACTGATGAACGTTCACTTCAAAGGCGTCTACTTCCTGACTCAAACGTTGCTGCCAGTTCTGGCTAATGGAGGACGCATCATCTGCACTTCGACTGGACTGACCCGGTTTGCAATTCCCGGTTATGCCGCCTATGCCTCAATGAAAGGTGCGATTGAGGTGTTTATCAAGTATCTGGCCAAAGAATTAGGCCCGCGCGGCATTGCCGTGAATGTGGTCGCACCCGGCGCCATTGAAACTGATTTTACCCGGAGCGCCTTTGAACACGCGGGAGTCAAGGATTTTCTGGCTTCGCAGACTGCCCTGGGCCGGGTGGGTGTCCCAGACGACATTGGCGGCGTCGTTGCCTTCCTCTGTTCAGAAGAAGGCCGCTGGGTGAATGCACAGCGACTGGAAGCTTCCGGCGGGATGTTTCTGTAA
- a CDS encoding zinc-ribbon domain-containing protein → MIIFGAGKKSIDCNISHTLYCPTCLAFKDFDLLADYEYFHLYFIFRIALTKKYSLVCRRCNNGWVHDAQSVESKLGRSPIPFMDQYGLLILIGGAFGAITISMLIISIL, encoded by the coding sequence ATGATTATTTTTGGAGCCGGGAAAAAATCCATTGATTGTAACATTTCTCATACCCTTTATTGCCCAACATGTCTTGCCTTTAAAGACTTTGATTTGCTGGCAGACTATGAATATTTTCACCTCTATTTTATTTTCAGGATTGCACTTACCAAGAAGTATTCTTTGGTATGCCGAAGGTGCAATAATGGTTGGGTACACGATGCTCAAAGTGTTGAATCTAAATTGGGCAGATCCCCTATTCCATTTATGGATCAATATGGTTTATTGATCTTAATTGGGGGAGCGTTTGGGGCTATTACAATTTCAATGCTTATCATTTCGATTCTGTGA